In Clupea harengus chromosome 4, Ch_v2.0.2, whole genome shotgun sequence, the genomic stretch TtgttttcaaatacatttaagTTCCCTGTTATAGGCTAACTTTTGCGCGCACAATAAATGGTCAAAATTTCCCAAATTCCCAAGCTGAAATTTACCGGAAATTTTCCGCCCCTTTGCAAACCCCTAGTCTTGCATATTGAACCTTTAAGTAAGTGGGTTAATGTCACCACCTGCGATCTCTCCTACCAGTCAGTAGAAGAGTTTGTTTTGTGCCTATCCATAGACATGGTACAGCGTCCCagacgcattgcagaatggtaTGATAAATCACTGCATTGTTCATGTTGGAGAATGAAAGGAGTGAGCCCTTGTCCTTTAAACGTTTGTGCCCCTCCTCCTTCAATCCACCTGAAGTTGTTTTCAATCCTATTGATTTCAGCAGATGTGTGTCCATTCTCATACATTTGGAGCACGTGGAAGTGGTGTCCTTTCTGTACAACTCCAGTCCAGAGACCTTTGAAATCTTACAAAGGGatcttgtgtgtctttgtgtgcactTCCTTCGCACATATCGCAGAATTTGTGCACAGCATACTACTCAAGCCGTGCACACTTTGTTACAAAATTATTCAGCTAACATGTTAACACAGAGGGGTCAGGTTTTTAAAGACTTACAATTCTGTCAGAGAAGCACAGTAGGCTGTGGGGGAAATTAATACGGGAAGGTTAAAGCCAGACCAAGCCACAGAGAAGTTCTGCTTTAACTCCTTAGCCAACCTTGTGCAAGACTTTGTGGTGGTTGATTACAGTAACCCTGTGAAATGTTTACTGCCGTGAGAATCCTTGCATCCCATCATCGCTGTTCAGGTTGAAATTACTTTTCCTTTGGTTCATTTTCAATTCTGTTCAAAGTTTTATCTGCCCAGAAATGCCTGACTGTCTAGCAATTGACTGATGGCACCACAAGCCTCTCTTTCTGGAATTGATTTTATTTTCAGCAACCATGGAGAAGTATTTACCCAAATGGACAATGTTGCAATTACCTGAATGTGGCCACAGGAAGCCCCATCTTGCTCATAGAGTTGGCAGAAGTACAGAGGTATTGGCAATACTGTGTGCTCTGCTGCCCTACAGGCCTGTAGAGGGAGAAGGGTCTGTGAGGCGTGCAGGTCTGCGTAGGGTGCTGCTGATTCGTGAAGGTATGCCAAGTGACCTGTGCTGTGTTCCCTGCCTCAGGTTTCAGCAGGAGCCAGTGAGAGCCAGCTGGGGGAAGCCTGAGCGAGCCAGAGCGAACGTGACTGTCCGCAGGAACAATGCCAATCGCCCTCTGAGTGACACTGGCAGCCCATCAAACCGCTCATCATGAACAGTGAGGAGGAGTTCTATGACGCGGAGACAGGCGAGTATTTCTACTGACGCTCGCTGATGCATGTTGTGTGTTAGAACATGGGGTATTAAATACGTGCAACTTATTATGGTAATGCTTGGGGCTCTTGTAATGGGTTTATTTAATGGCATTTTGTACATTTGAATCAGACTTCTTAATAGATTGTCCATTGAGTTACTAATGATTTGTCCTCTGTTACTTGCCTTTTCAACTCACAGGATTGGAATCGGACGACTCCTGTGAGGTCAGCTTTAAAGACGCGCTCGTCTACGAGGGCAAACAGACCTCCAATGGCAGCGCACACTCACAGAATGGGCTGTGGGAGAGGAGGTAGGCATCACTGACCAgagtgttgtttgttttatccTGTGTGTCTGAAATCAGTTCGGTTTGATCAGCTCTGCGTCCCTCCTTCCACAGGATGACTCTCCCAGCACCTATGTTTCCCAGGAATAACTTCAGTGTTTGGGGCTTCCTGAAGAAGTGCATTGGCATGGTGAGGATGTGAGGCGTTTTAATTACACAGATAGTTAACAAATAAAGCAACACTGAGCACATGCTGGTTTCAAATGTGCACTGGGAACAGTTTGGACACAATCCATTTTATGGAACACTGTGAACAACACAGAGCCTAAACCAGTATGACTAGCAAATGTGCTTGTGAGTAGATGGCCCAGCATgtaacctttttttttggtcttttaaAGTGTGTAATGTTTCACTCTGCCGTGATTGTCTTCAGGAACTGTCAAAGATCCCGATGCCCATCATTTTTAACGAGCCGCTGAGCTTTCTGCAGCGTCTCTCCGAGTACATGGAGCACACATACCTCATCCACAAGGCTTGCACTTTGTCCGACTCCATAGACCGCATGCAGGTGAGTCAACAACAGCACTAAATCATCTGTTCTGCTATGTGGACCGGTTAAGCACGTTCACCATATGTGCATTAAATCACATAACAACTGACAATATAACCCATactccatacatacacacagacatgaagagaACACGCACATGTCCAGTCATGATATAATGGTCATTATTCCTGTTTTAGCTGGTAGCTGCCTTCGCGGTCTCAGCAGTGGCATCTCAGTGGGATAGAACTGGAAAGCCCTTCAACCCCTTACTGGGAGAGACCTACGAACTTGTAAGGTGAGCCTGATTAATCTCCTCGGAGCAGCACAGACCTATACTTAGGTTCTGTCCACACTAACTTGGGTAAATTTAAAAAACGCATCATTTTTCCTCCATTTAGCCTTCGAGTCCACACTAAAACCGAAAACCATACTTTTTGAAAATGCTCTCTGACGTCCATACATTTGAAAACCGCGGGTTCACGATGTACCATAGACGGGGAAAACAGGGAGTTTCAGAGACAATGGCGTATGGTTGCCATGCCACTGACGAACCACGTACCAACAACAAACACCTCTATGGAAATTATAGTTTTTATATAAAATCAGCTTTTTCAAATGTGTGGACGTAGTCTCAATCAACTTTCTACTCAACAATCTCCCTTTAACTATGTGCATGTTTGAGGATTTTCCAATTAAAACAAGTGGACATGGTACATTGGTACATTGAGTTCACAAGGATTATTTGCCATCAAAAAATGTATATCTAGCCTATATGCTCTTTAAAGATACAATTGGTGCAGCAGCAGTCCTTGATCCTGgcgaaagattgttgatatttgaactgaaaagccaatcaaatacacccttCCCTTCACTGCTTCCGAAGCAGTgttattgattggctggaaaagTGTGTTGCTCAGATTGAGCCACTTTTTTGCTTCCTATTTAGACAGGCAGGACTGTACTGGCTGTGCATACCGGAGTtatttgagtgcacacacagaacagacagccaAAGGACACAAGGACTGTATTGGACTATAATCAAAGACTACTCCTTTAAGCAGAAAGTGATTTgatgaaatgtgaatgtgttgcAGGGAGGACGAAGGGTACCGTCTGATTTCCGAGCAGGTCAGCCACCACCCCCCCATCAGTGCCTTCCACGCCCAGTCTCTCAACCAGGACTTCGAGTTCCACGGATCCATCTACCCCAAGCTCAAGTTCTGGGGCAAGAGCGTGGAGGCTGAGCCCAAAGGCACCATGACTTTAGAGCTGCTCAAGTGAGTATGAGTGCCACTGAGTTATGTTTGTGTATCTAGTCAGGCATCAGAGCACATATGGTTCTGGTGGTTACAGCACTATTAGACCATCAAATAGTTCTTGTTAGGACCCACCAGTGAAGTGTATAGGGCTTCAAGTAAAACCTTTGATGTTCCGAAGTAGAACAtcttgggggatgggggggttctGCTTGTTCGCATACAGGAACCCTTACCTGAATTCAATTTAGAATTCTCTGAAGTAGGGTTTGTTGTAGAACCTTTTTTGGCACCTTTTGAAGCTTCTTATATGGGCACAAACTGATAATGGCATTTTGAGTGTCTTGTAGAAAGAAGGGAGTGAATATGCGACCAGAGGACTGTGTCCTTTATCTCTTTTCTTCAGTGATCCTTCTCCTTCATTCTGCAGTGACCAGTGCTTTTGTTTAGTGTGAGGCTAAAAGGAGACAGATGCGTGTTTCACTTAAGGAACCCGCCATGTTTGTcctgttgtgttgcagacataGGGAGGTGTACACTTGGACAAACCCCTTCTGCTGTGTGCATAATGTCATTCTGGGGAAACTCTGGATCGAGCAGTACGGTACTGTTGAGATAGTGAACCATAGGTAAGTTGTAAGTATGAACCTTTTCTCATACATACTGACCGTTGTTTTAAATGGCCTGTAAAGATGGTTTGTCCTGCTTTCTGTGATCCAGCACTGGGGATAAATGTATTCTGAACTTCAAGCCATGTGGCATGTTTGGGAAAGAACTGCATAAAGTGGAAGGACACATCCAGGATAAGAGGTGAGCCTGTATTTCAGAACTGAGctcagtgtttctgtgtcttgCCTCACTGGCAACAATAACATAAGTGTAGCTAACTCCACAGGAATACATTGACCATTGCCCACCTCTATCTGATCCAGAGATGAAtactttgtgtttctctctctctctctctctctgtgcgtgcgtCTGCATGCAGTAAGAAGAAGCGACGGATGTTATATGGCAAATGGACAGAGTGTTTATACGGTGTGGAGCCCAAAGTGTACGAGGCCAACAAGAAATCAGAGAAGAAATCCGATgccaagaaacacaaacaggtgGAGGTAATGTAAATATAATGCTATAACCTTATGGCAGTGGATGTATGTTATGCTATTTGTAGTTACATACTGTATAGAACATAAGGTGCTCTACCATGTTCACCATAACCCACCTAAATGGTTGTtactgttgtttttattttgaagtTCTGCTCATGCACCGGTTGATCGTGAAGGTAAAGCAGATGGCAGCAGTAGTATTGTTGGGGTTAGCGCAGTAGTAGGGTTAGCGCAGTAGTAGGGTTAGCGCAGTAGTATTGTTGGGGTTAGCACAGTAGTAGGGTTAGCGCAGTAGTAGGGTTAGCGCAGTAGTATTGTTGGGGTTAGCACAGTAGTAAGGTTAGCGCAGTAGTAGGGTTAGCGCAGTAGTAGGGTTAGCGCAGTAGTATTGTTGGGGTTAGCACAGTAGTAGGGTTAGCACAGTAGTAGGGTCAGCGCAGTAGTAGGGTTAGCACAGTAGTACTGTTGGGGTTAGCGCAGTAGTAGGGTTAGCACAGTAATAGGGTTAGCGCAGTAGTATTGTTGGGGTTAGCGCAGTAGTAGGGTTAGCACAGTAGTAGGGTTAGCGCAGTAGTATTGTTGGGGTTAGCACAGTAGTAGGGTTAGCACAGTAGTAGGGTTAGCGCAGTAGTATTGTTGGGGTTAGCACAGTAGTAGGGTTAGCACAGTAGTAGGGTTAGCTGAATCACCATTTCAAGTTGGGATTTCTAGTGCCTAGGTAAAAATGCCTCTCCCCTTCAGAAAGTCCAAAAGTATCATGCTAGTCCTAGTTTTAGTAT encodes the following:
- the osbpl2a gene encoding oxysterol-binding protein-related protein 2 isoform X2 produces the protein MNSEEEFYDAETGLESDDSCEVSFKDALVYEGKQTSNGSAHSQNGLWERRMTLPAPMFPRNNFSVWGFLKKCIGMELSKIPMPIIFNEPLSFLQRLSEYMEHTYLIHKACTLSDSIDRMQLVAAFAVSAVASQWDRTGKPFNPLLGETYELVREDEGYRLISEQVSHHPPISAFHAQSLNQDFEFHGSIYPKLKFWGKSVEAEPKGTMTLELLKHREVYTWTNPFCCVHNVILGKLWIEQYGTVEIVNHSTGDKCILNFKPCGMFGKELHKVEGHIQDKSKKKRRMLYGKWTECLYGVEPKVYEANKKSEKKSDAKKHKQEQSAGGDDADDMPEAQETVTMIPGSTLLWRITPRPAHSTQMYNFTNFTMSLNELEPGMEKVLAPTDCRLRPDVRAMENGDMDTASTEKERLEEKQRSSRKDRAKDEEEWSNRWFHQGTNPHTGAQDWLYIGGYFDRKFTDCADIF
- the osbpl2a gene encoding oxysterol-binding protein-related protein 2 isoform X1 — protein: MNSEEEFYDAETGLESDDSCEVSFKDALVYEGKQTSNGSAHSQNGLWERRMTLPAPMFPRNNFSVWGFLKKCIGMELSKIPMPIIFNEPLSFLQRLSEYMEHTYLIHKACTLSDSIDRMQLVAAFAVSAVASQWDRTGKPFNPLLGETYELVREDEGYRLISEQVSHHPPISAFHAQSLNQDFEFHGSIYPKLKFWGKSVEAEPKGTMTLELLKHREVYTWTNPFCCVHNVILGKLWIEQYGTVEIVNHSTGDKCILNFKPCGMFGKELHKVEGHIQDKSKKKRRMLYGKWTECLYGVEPKVYEANKKSEKKSDAKKHKQVEEQSAGGDDADDMPEAQETVTMIPGSTLLWRITPRPAHSTQMYNFTNFTMSLNELEPGMEKVLAPTDCRLRPDVRAMENGDMDTASTEKERLEEKQRSSRKDRAKDEEEWSNRWFHQGTNPHTGAQDWLYIGGYFDRKFTDCADIF